In bacterium, the genomic stretch CTCCAGCCGGTTGAACGGCTTGCTGATAAAATCATCAGCGCCCGCCTCGATGCCCTTGATCTTGTCCTCCAGCTCATTGAGGGCGGTGACCATGATGACCGGAATGTAGCTGGTGTCTTCGCTTTTTTTCAGGGTGCGGCAGGTCTCAAAACCGTCCAACTTGTGCATCATGACATCGAGCAGCACCATGTCCGGCTTGGTTTCCTTGACGCGCGCCAAGGCCTCTTCGCCGT encodes the following:
- a CDS encoding response regulator, translated to MDQPTPAHKPKILIVDDIPVNIQLLQNYLGSGGYQTVTASNGEEALARVKETKPDMVLLDVMMHKLDGFETCRTLKKSEDTSYIPVIMVTALNELEDKIKGIEAGADDFISKPFNRLE